From the genome of Tachysurus vachellii isolate PV-2020 chromosome 2, HZAU_Pvac_v1, whole genome shotgun sequence, one region includes:
- the prr12a gene encoding proline-rich protein 12 isoform X2, giving the protein MDRNYPGAGFGDLGAGAGWSYERSAKASLVYGSSRSSHPESELLHRQAYATPHPLQGYATNHHPGSSGQGGAWGAAGRSLGLSGLFDAGLHHASPSGPDPSVMNLISALESRGPQPPPSASSLLSQFRTPSWQTAMHTPAPAELFISGALPGSGSFPSSSALSAYQHPASFSGRSFPGVTPSLSLQDTPTFSPTSNGLLSPHDPLLHIKTPSQSSLGFDRLLSSQGAAAAYRGSHDPSGGSGVTSAQASSAASASARHLQSHQFNLLSSQLQDQSSQIYSASVFSSAPAPPQPASQERTVPRQDSVIKHYQRPSPAQAPSSTPHPLQHYLSCGVSGYQQAPHPRHAGLSCSPLGEHSPSSDHKPSPRTEQYRPIIQPSYGSSSSSTSGGPGKAAKSSSSSGYSSSGSGSSSRTPHTPPSASSASSSSSSSSSSSASASARQSNSIPSSTSASASSRQQPPTQSVPPPQTHSQPAPSTNTSQQTLPKACLSGYGSPVAPVKSSNSLTGQTPPQQQPQSFSPSQPPSHLSQSYAGFSSPQTHDLPSARTSGVAKGYGNLGSQSFSAESVYGTDSGYGSLPPSLGGAGSPSMGYAASGHSPALLRSGASGATAGGSSNGGSTSTGGGNNVAGGGGSYHIPDSSPSPSGNSGIIRPGLHSPAPSRPAQSPVGTGSNKYLSSVLSPSFLPSPQGYPDTRGPRSQSYHPSAPPKTKSDTSLLGVTESRPQQDDDDDDFLIQHLLQAQSPTPQASHHHPPQSHHSSQSTQQPPVLPTQDGGKGLSYEMGKSSEERYHLQSVIRTHSATTNAAVSGTGNGAGLDSQLEMSLKKQQHQQQHQTQHQQQQQHKHQQQQQKSSRTVTDGGGRGNPEQAHSHSHHHHDSMGSVVHYGRGDPYSQHSISQHQSSHHQHTPHTPTHSHLHSHPHMDLQKKPQESADMAYIRKTPDLQQHHHQQQSGHHPSHQQQHQQQQQQQHQSQSLMESPTDQSRQPPHLLQSVLSHTTRSKIDTQQQQHPASQQALLEAAGGVTAAETHSQPQASQLQLQLQTQALEAASHYSHGSQQQDQNHSKSTTVSSLDMLERSLSRTSSQEGGIMDDRAGNEGGRGNSGAGTGGTVERHRSQDQQRLTSHHPSQHHPSELHSYLSDPDLGLSTPSHGHHLSHHHHQSQQPPQAQHPNSHHHAHSQHQTQQSHHHLASQSTSAAAQQPEQSHSSQLPQAQLDQQHQGEHHFDSRGSAVKSNTNQNQSHQNQRFVPLTSICFPDSLLPDEERSFFPGMEDMFCPEEYKSSCSGGTGQGQDGVSQAQTGQEGMEGIKSTAEGGGDDTGASYDMLGHPGDQDYGQYCHELAESDNGTMHLDLDSLKTHELPSTVNTEQLGLIQSQPTSLGMGSGANVGEGAGAKMVSSGGSGSGSTGLTSPIFCSSRPKKLLKSSSFHLLKERPDPNSLPKKSYAQEYEFEDDEDKADVPADIRLNSRRLPDLIPDLVSSCRKSSGGTMSPLMGDLDFGYPSLGPPPQLLPHDGPKKRGRKPTKPKREGPPRPRGRPRIRPLPEPHHSRAIMGECGTGYIPERGRGRGRGRGRGRRDESMMDSKDQSQLYQQHMQQQQMHHQSQQHQEPIKPIKIKLPIGTMSTSDALLRTDSLSGTDPALSDGSVGSAPSLGLSPGTPGVPDINRPIDKIKAKTQDMEEKDSEKTGFVASFLDFLKSGKRPGSSSGNGDSSPGKSGGIHPISPQPPPPPAPAASSGYGDSEGDGGLSLGGCPSPCKRLDEELKRNLETLPSFSSDEEDSVGKNQDLQKSISSAISALYDTPQLSTSSMQPPSLPPPPPPPIPPTPLTPTQQPPSLSPQTPTHMHTQSSSHTHPQSIESPILSRDEEGDEMEEEKMKDEGEEEVQDKSVEEKVPEMELLSVPKVGDSPKEASQAAAPSSLPPLFPSSPPSSSSPSPPPLPPLSLPSPLPELEDNPSPLQKPLVQQSSPPDSPLAPSLPVLSPPHPLPVPSPPASETPTPPSPPRPQQPAPAPPSPEEPPAPQILPLHLAQKQSGAAIAGETDEDESESGGEGIFRERDEFVVRIEDIKTLKLALQTGREPPPIWRVQKALLQKFAPEIKDGQRQFCATSNYLGYFGDAKKRYQRLYVKFLENVNKKDYVRVCSRKPWHRPSVTLRRQSQSHPVPKMTPPPNNQTLPRIARDEKDKDREKVKEKEHRDTREKNNVKVKEQQERVTKMKEREEKKDKEKKMPPPPAPQKAEKRAAVTEHGKEEKRAAGAERKLERPTKQQPVKVKAEPPPKKRRKWLKEVPSSSDSDSSASDDEISVRAGLNTRAMREMYRSYVEMLVSTALDPDMIQALEDTEDELYLPPMRKIDSILSEQKRKLLKRVSMNPQHQEALNTFPQITAEPLDSGAVRVKLGGECYNRKTLNRVKKNIPKPQDFKLSTEMCRLYSFYHSLHHYKYHTFLICKKETNTIEQASEDPGQEEVVQQCMANQSWLDTLFNAFLELMTLSAKA; this is encoded by the exons ATGGACAGGAATTATCCGGGTGCAGGTTTTGGGGATTTGGGCGCAGGAGCCGGATGGAGCTACGAGCGATCAGCTAAAGCAAG TTTGGTGTATGGTAGCTCCAGATCATCCCATCCAGAGTCTGAACTCCTTCACAGGCAAGCCTATGCCACTCCGCATCCGCTACAAGGTTATGCAACCAATCACCACCCGGGCAGCTCTGGACAGGGTGGGGCGTGGGGTGCAGCTGGCAGGAGTCTTG gCTTATCTGGGCTCTTTGATGCTGGGCTTCACCATGCGAGTCCCTCAGGCCCTGATCCCTCTGTTATGAACTTGATCTCAGCTTTAGAATCCAGAGGACCACAGCCACCTCCTTCTGCTTCTTCCCTTCTGTCTCAGTTCCGCACTCCGTCTTGGCAGACTG CAATGCACACACCTGCACCTGCAGAGCTTTTCATCTCTGGAGCCCTTCCTGGTTCTGGATCATTCCCATCATCCTCTGCCTTATCGGCCTACCAGCACCCAGCTTCGTTTTCTGGACGCTCCTTTCCTGGGGTGACCCCCTCACTTTCTTTACAGGACACTCCTACATTCAGCCCCACCTCAAATGGCCTCTTGTCTCCCCATGATCCTTTGCTGCACATTAAGACACCCTCGCAGTCAAGTCTGGGCTTTGATCGTCTGTTGTCATCTCAGGGTGCTGCTGCAGCTTATCGTGGGAGCCATGATCctagtggtggtagtggtgtTACTTCTGCTCAGGCATCCTCAGCAGCTTCAGCTTCTGCACGTCATCTGCAATCTCACCAGTTTAACTTGCTGTCCTCACAGCTACAGGACCAGTCTTCACAGATATATAGTGCTTCTGTGTTCTCATCTGCTCCTGCTCCACCGCAGCCAGCTTCCCAAGAGCGGACTGTACCACGACAAGACAGTGTCATTAAGCACTACCAGCGTCCCTCGCCAGCACAAGCTCCCTCTTCCACACCTCATCCCCTCCAGCATTACCTCAGTTGTGGAGTGTCCGGGTATCAGCAGGCCCCTCATCCCCGTCATGCTGGTCTCTCCTGCAGTCCATTGGGAGAGCATAGCCCTTCCTCTGACCATAAGCCTTCCCCCAGAACAGAGCAGTACAGACCTATTATCCAGCCTTCATATGGTTCCTCCTCATCGTCAACCTCCGGTGGGCCTGGAAAGGCAGCAAAAAGCAGTTCCAGTAGTGGTTACTCTTCTTCTGGCTCGGGGTCATCTTCCAGAACTCCCCATACACCACCTTCTGCGTCCTCTgcttcatcatcttcctcatcatcttcttcctcttcagcaTCTGCCAGTGCACGCCAATCTAACTCCATCCCAAGCTCTACTTCTGCATCCGCATCCTCTCGGCAGCAGCCACCAACCCAGTCTGTACCTCCTCCACAAACACATTCCCAGCCTGCTCCCAGCACCAACACCTCTCAACAGACTCTTCCTAAAGCATGTCTCTCAGGCTATGGCTCTCCAGTGGCTCCAGTAAAGTCGTCTAATAGTTTGACAGGACAGACCCCACCCCAACAGCAGCCTCAATCTTTTTCTCCCAGCCAGCCCCCATCACATTTATCTCAGTCATATGCGGGGTTCAGCTCCCCACAAACACACGATCTCCCTTCAGCCAGGACCTCCGGAGTAGCAAAAGGATATGGGAATCTGGGAAGCCAGTCATTTTCAGCAGAATCCGTATATGGGACAGATTCAGGTTATGGCTCATTGCCTCCATCTTTAGGGGGAGCTGGAAGCCCCTCCATGGGCTATGCTGCCTCAGGACACTCTCCTGCACTTCTACGTTCAGGGGCAAGTGGGGCAACAGCTGGTGGGAGCAGCAATGGAGGAAGTACCAGTACTGGTGGTGGAAATAATGTGGCTGGTGGAGGGGGGTCTTACCACATCCCTGATTCCAGCCCATCTCCATCTGGCAACTCTGGAATCATTCGCCCAGGTCTGCATTCTCCTGCTCCTTCACGACCTGCTCAGTCACCTGTTGGAACAGGATCCAACAAATACCTATCATCTGTTCTCTCACCTTCTTTCTTACCCTCCCCACAAGGCTACCCAGACACCAGAGGACCACGATCACAATCGTACCATCCTTCTGCCCCTCCCAAAACCAAGTCTGATACAAGCCTGCTTGGTGTGACTGAGTCTCGCCCACAAcaggatgatgacgatgatgatttCCTCATCCAGCATCTACTTCAGGCTCAAAGCCCTACTCCTCAAGCCTCCCATCATCATCCACCTCAAAGCCATCATTCCTCGCAGTCTACACAACAACCACCTGTACTTCCAACCCAAGATGGAGGCAAGGGTTTATCCTATGAGATGGGAAAGAGCTCAGAGGAACGGTATCATCTTCAGAGTGTTATTCGAACTCATAGTGCAACAACAAATGCTGCAGTATCTGGAACAGGGAATGGAGCAGGCCTGGACAGTCAGTTggaaatgtctttaaaaaagcagcagcatcagcagcaacaccaaacacagcatcagcagcagcaacaacacaaacatcaacagcagcagcagaagagcAGCAGAACTGTCACTGATGGAGGAGGACGAGGAAACCCAGAACAAGCTCATTCCCATTCACATCATCACCATGACTCAATGGGCTCAGTGGTCCACTATGGTCGGGGTGATCCTTATTCCCAGCATTCTATTTCGCAGCATCAATCTTCTCACCAtcaacacactccacacacgcCTACACATTCTCATTTGCACTCTCATCCCCATATGGATCTTCAGAAAAAGCCCCAAGAGTCGGCAGATATGGCCTACATCCGCAAAACACCTGATTTGCAGCAGCACCACCATCAACAGCAGTCAGGACATCATCCTTCTCATCAGCAACAacaccaacagcagcagcaacaacagcaccAGTCTCAATCTTTAATGGAGTCTCCAACAGACCAATCCCGTCAGCCCCCTCATTTGTTACAGtctgttctctctcacacaacacgCAGCAAAATAGACACTCAGCAGCAGCAACACCCTGCAAGCCAGCAGGCTTTATTGGAAGCAGCAGGTGGGGTTACAGCAGCCGAAACTCATTCTCAGCCTCAGGCATCTCAATTACAGCTTCAGCTCCAGACCCAAGCTTTGGAAGCTGCTAGTCACTATAGCCATGGTTCTCAGCAACAGGACCAGAATCATTCAAAATCCACCACAGTGTCTTCACTGGATATGCTGGAGCGCTCCCTTTCTCGAACTTCTAGTCAGGAAGGAGGAATAATGGACGATAGAGCAGGAAATGAGGGAGGCAGAGGAAATTCTGGAGCTGGTACTGGAGGAACAGTTGAAAGACACAGATCACAGGATCAGCAGAGACTTACGTCTCATCATCCTTCACAGCATCATCCTTCTGAGTTACATTCGTATCTTTCTGACCCTGACTTGGGCTTATCCACACCCTCCCATGGACATCACCTTtcccatcaccaccaccaatCCCAGCAACCTCCTCAAGCTCAACACCCTAACTCACACCATCATGCTCACTCTCAGCATCAAACTCAACAGAGCCATCACCACCTTGCTTCCCAGTCAACCTCTGCAGCTGCACAGCAACCAGAGCAATCTCACTCCTCTCAGCTTCCTCAGGCTCAGCTTGACCAGCAGCATCAAGGAGAGCATCACTTTGACTCTAGGGGCTCAGCAGTGAAGTCAAATACAAATCAGAATCAGTCACATCAGAACCAGAGATTTGTTCCATTAACATCTATTTGTTTCCCAGACTCTCTCCTCCCAGATGAAGAACGTTCTTTCTTTCCTGGCATGGAGGACATGTTCTGCCCTGAAGAGTACAAGTCAAGCTGCTCTGGAGGAACAGGGCAGGGTCAAGATGGAGTTTCTCAGGCCCAGACAGGACAAGAAGGTATGGAGGGAATTAAATCAACTGCAGAAGGTGGAGGGGATGATACAGGTGCAAGCTATGACATGCTTGGTCACCCTGGTGATCAAGATTATGGACAGTATTGCCATGAACTTGCAGAGTCTGACAATGGAACCATGCACCTTGACCTTGACTCTTTAAAAACCCATGAGCTCCCATCAACAGTCAATACAGAGCAACTTGGACTGATACAGTCTCAGCCAACTAGCCTTGGAATGGGAAGTGGTGCAAATGTTGGGGAAGGAGCTGGGGCTAAGATGGTAAGTTCTGGAGGTTCTGGTTCTGGATCAACAGGACTCACCTCTCCAATCTTCTGCTCATCCAGACCCAAAAAGCTCCTGAAATCCAGTTCTTTCCACCTGCTAAAGGAGAGACCTGATCCTAATTCCCTTCCCAAAAAGAGCTATGCACAGGAATATGAAtttgaggatgatgaagataaGGCTGATGTTCCTGCTGACATTCGACTAAATAGCCGAAGACTTCCAGACCTGATTCCTGACCTTGTATCCAGCTGTCGGAAATCCAGTGGTGGAACTATGAGTCCCTTAATGGGTGACTTGGATTTTGGATATCCCTCTCTTGGTCCACCTCCGCAATTACTTCCCCATGATGGACCAAAAAAGAGAGGCAGGAAGCCTACCAAGCCCAAACGGGAAGGTCCCCCAAGGCCCCGCGGTCGCCCACGAATACGCCCTTTGCCTGAGCCCCACCACTCCAGGGCCATAATGGGAGAATGTGGAACCGGATATATTCCTGAGAGAGGCAGAGGGAGAGGCAGAGGGAGAGGCAGAGGCAGGCGAGATGAATCTATGATGGACAGCAAAGATCAGAGTCAGCTCTATCAACAACACATGCAGCAACAGCAAATGCATCACCAGTCACAACAGCACCAGGAGCCAATCAAACCTATCAAG ATCAAGCTTCCTATTGGTACCATGTCAACTTCTGATGCCCTCTTGCGAACGGATTCTTTGTCTGGTACTGACCCAGCCCTCTCAGATGGTTCTGTTGGCTCTGCCCCTTCTTTGGGTTTGAGTCCAGGAACACCAGGAGTGCCTGATATCAACAGACCAATAGACAAGATTAAGGCCAAAACTCAAGAT atggaagagaaagaTTCTGAGAAGACTGGCTTTGTGGCTTCTTTTTTGGATTTTCTAAAATCTGGGAAAAGGCCAGGGAGCAGCTCTGGGAATGGCGATTCATCTCCAGGAAAAAGTGGTGGTATCCATCCAATATCTCCTcaaccaccacctccaccagcacCTGCAGCATCCTCTGGTTATGGGGATAGTGAAGGCGATGGAGGGCTGTCTTTGGGTGGATGTCCAAGTCCTTGTAAGCGCTTGGATGAAGAATTGAAGAGGAATCTGGAAACACTTCCATCCTTTTCCTCAGATGAAGAAGACTCTGTGGGGAAAAACCAGGACCTCCAAAAGAGTATCTCCTCTGCCATATCTGCTCTATATGACACTCCACAGTTAAGCACCTCTTCAATGCagcctccctctctccctcctcctcctcctcctccaattCCTCCTACACCACTGACACCAACTCAACAGCCACCTTCCCTTAGCCCTCAAACtccaacacacatgcacacgcagtCTTCTTCACATACACACCCGCAGTCTATTGAATCTCCCATATTATCAAGAGACGAAGAAGGCGATGaaatggaagaggaaaaaatgaaagatgaaGGTGAAGAAGAGGTGCAAGATAAAAGCGTAGAAGAGAAAGTCCCAGAAATGGAGTTGCTGAGTGTTCCAAAAGTAGGAG attcGCCTAAAGAAGCTTCTCAAGCAGCAGCTCCATCTTCGCTTCCACCTCTCTTCCCATCATCCcctccatcttcatcttcaccCTCTCCACCACCTCTTCCTCCGCTCTCTCTCCCCTCGCCCCTGCCCGAGCTGGAAGATAACCCATCTCCACTACAGAAACCTCTAGTTCAGCAATCTTCACCTCCAGACAGCCCTCTTGCCCCCTCCTTACCTGTCCTCTCTCCTCCCCATCCTTTGCCTGTACCCTCTCCTCCAGCCTCTGAGACACCCACACCCCCAAGCCCCCCTCGACCTCAGCAGCCTGCTCCAGCTCCTCCATCCCCAGAAGAGCCCCCAGCACCCCAAATCCTGCCATTACACCTGGCGCAGAAACAGAGTGGTGCTGCCATTGCAGGAGAGACTGATGAAGATGAGAGTGAAAGTGGAGGAGAGGGTATCTTTAGGGAAAGGGATGAATTTGTGGTACGGATAGAAGACATCAAAACTCTTAAG CTGGCCCTACAGACGGGTCGGGAGCCTCCGCCCATCTGGCGTGTACAGAAAGCTCTACTTCAGAAGTTTGCACCAGAAATTAAAGATGGACAAAGACAGTTCTGTGCCACTAGCAAT TATCTTGGTTACTTTGGTGATGCTAAAAAACGGTACCAGCGACTATATGTGAAATTCCTGGAGAATGTGAATAAGAAGGACTACGTAAGAGTTTGCTCTCGCAAGCCCTGGCACAGACCTTCTGTGACACTCAG ACGGCAGTCCCAGTCTCACCCAGTCCCGAAAATGACCCCACCTCCTAACAATCAGACGTTACCTCGCATTGCGAGAGatgaaaaagacaaagacagagaaaaggtGAAAGAGAAGGAGCATCGTGACACCAGAGAGAAGAACAACGTCAAGGTGAAAGAGCAGCAAGAACGGGTGACGAAAATGAAGGAGCgagaagaaaagaaggacaaagaaaagaaaatgccgCCACCTCCTGCACCCCAGAAGGCAGAGAAACGAGCAGCTGTGACAGAACATGGGAAGGAGGAGAAAAGAGCAGCAGGAGCGGAGAGAAAGTTAGAACGGCCTACAAAACAGCAGCCGGTGAAAGTAAAGGCCGAGCCTCCACCTAAGAAAAGAAGGAAGTGGCTAAAAGAAGTGCCCTCGTCGTCTGATTCGGATTCTTCTGCTAGCGATGATGAGA TTTCAGTGAGAGCAGGCCTTAATACTCGAGCAATGCGAGAGATGTACCGAAGCTATGTGGAGATGCTGGTCAGTACCGCTTTGGACCCTGACATGATACAAGCACTGGAGGACACAGAGG ATGAACTCTACCTGCCTCCAATGCGGAAGATTGACAGCATTCTAAGCGAGCAGAAGAGAAAGCTGCTAAAGCGAGTCAGCATGAACCCCCAACACCAG GAGGCCCTAAACACTTTTCCTCAGATAACAGCAGAGCCCTTGGACTCAGGAGCTGTGAGGGTCAAACTTGGTGGGGAGTGCTATAACCGTAAAACACTGAACCGTGTCAAGAAGAATATCCCTAAACCACAG GACTTCAAGCTGTCGACAGAGATGTGTCGACTCTACAGCTTCTACCATTCTCTGCATCATTACAAATACCACACCTTCCTAATCTGCAAAAAAGAG ACCAACACTATAGAGCAGGCGTCCGAAGATCCTGGGCAGGAGGAGGTTGTTCAGCAGTGCATGGCCAATCAGAGCTGGCTGGACACACTCTTCAACGCCTTCTTAGAACTGATGACCCTCAGTGCCAAAGCCTGA